The Nitrososphaerota archaeon genome has a segment encoding these proteins:
- a CDS encoding 50S ribosomal protein L31e, with protein sequence MSEEIERVYTVPLWRAWVTPRHRRTERAINIIKEYATRHMKPKTIKISEELNELMWSRGIQNPPRRITVKMVKDKDGQVTISTPEPAPAQE encoded by the coding sequence ATGTCCGAAGAAATAGAGAGAGTTTATACTGTTCCGTTGTGGAGGGCGTGGGTTACGCCACGCCATAGGAGAACTGAAAGGGCTATAAACATCATTAAAGAATATGCAACGCGTCATATGAAACCCAAGACGATCAAGATTTCAGAGGAACTTAACGAACTGATGTGGAGCAGAGGGATTCAGAATCCTCCTCGCAGGATAACGGTCAAGATGGTAAAAGACAAGGACGGGCAGGTAACAATTTCCACTCCTGAGCCCGCTCCTGCGCAAG
- a CDS encoding 50S ribosomal protein L39e: MSKKTSGVKIRLEKERKQNSSVPTWVIVRTNRQVRTHPKRRPWRRRKLKAK; the protein is encoded by the coding sequence TTGAGCAAGAAGACATCTGGAGTGAAGATAAGACTGGAAAAGGAGAGGAAACAGAACTCTTCAGTCCCGACATGGGTCATTGTCAGAACTAACAGGCAGGTAAGGACTCATCCAAAGCGCAGACCTTGGAGGAGAAGGAAACTAAAGGCGAAGTAA
- a CDS encoding DNA-binding protein has translation MSEGPAQRAASTDAEKQKQLARENILRVILTSDARQRLTNIKMVRPETAAIIEDNIIRLASEGKIKKAITDDEIKQFLASVQQPKREFKIRWA, from the coding sequence ATGTCAGAAGGGCCTGCACAAAGAGCCGCCTCTACAGATGCGGAAAAACAAAAGCAGTTAGCAAGAGAGAACATATTGAGAGTAATTCTAACTTCAGATGCAAGGCAGAGGCTTACCAACATCAAAATGGTCAGGCCAGAAACTGCAGCGATAATAGAGGATAACATAATTAGATTGGCATCGGAGGGGAAGATCAAGAAGGCGATAACCGATGATGAAATTAAGCAGTTCCTTGCAAGCGTCCAGCAACCTAAAAGGGAATTCAAGATACGGTGGGCATGA
- a CDS encoding 30S ribosomal protein S19e, with the protein MPTAYDVPQDILIRRLAEHLRTVAQISPPTWSPFVKTSSHAERPPQDRDWWHKRCASLLRKVYLHGPIGLSELEAAYGGRTSVGYSKAHHRDAGGVSIRKPLQQLEAAGLVTKKANNGRVLTSKGTSLVDKVSSEIFKGLAKEQPELARYL; encoded by the coding sequence ATGCCAACAGCATATGATGTACCGCAAGATATTTTGATCAGGCGCCTAGCGGAGCATCTTCGCACAGTTGCACAGATATCCCCCCCAACATGGTCTCCTTTCGTAAAGACAAGTTCGCATGCAGAGCGTCCTCCACAAGACCGAGACTGGTGGCATAAAAGATGCGCGTCGTTACTCCGCAAAGTTTACCTTCACGGCCCAATTGGACTTTCCGAGCTGGAGGCCGCATATGGTGGAAGAACAAGCGTGGGTTATTCTAAGGCTCACCATAGGGATGCGGGAGGAGTTAGTATAAGAAAGCCGCTTCAGCAGCTGGAGGCTGCAGGCTTAGTGACAAAGAAGGCGAATAATGGAAGGGTATTAACTAGCAAAGGCACGAGCCTTGTCGACAAAGTAAGCAGTGAAATCTTTAAAGGTTTGGCAAAGGAACAGCCAGAGCTTGCCAGATATTTGTAG
- a CDS encoding tRNA (N(6)-L-threonylcarbamoyladenosine(37)-C(2))-methylthiotransferase: MLVMQAPTIVRYLRTLSQITGRKEEVVEGEQTVAELIAQLESKYSNGFENVKVLINGIPAEKEHSIQNGDVVALIPQNATPKVYVETYGCSASMADAEMTLGQLLNNGFKLSNNMADSDVNIIVTCSVKSATASHMLSRIRKLSNTGLPLVVAGCMPKTEAKAIEKINPNASLLGPSSIDKSVDVVNSAILGKRLVVLNDSPRPKISLPRFRMNPVIEILEIANGCLSSCTFCQVKIAKGRLRSYPTDAIVEEAKNSISQGCKEIWLTSTDNGCYGKDMMVSLHDLIDAIAEIDGEFWIRVGMMNPVHMTRMTRSLMESYSSAKVFKFLHIPVQSGSETILRAMKRGHSVEDFELLANEFRKSYPDSSLSTDIIVGYPNESESDFEETLSLIERVQPEIVNVSKFGTRPGTVAAKLRQLPTTIVSKRTKELVGLVKDVGKKRNERWRGWEGAIIIDEEGSKAGTWVGRNSAYRPVTIKSFDRLLGKKVNAKITGFTSSYLIGEIAGS; this comes from the coding sequence ATGCTTGTAATGCAAGCTCCAACAATAGTAAGATACCTGCGAACCCTCAGCCAGATTACTGGGAGAAAAGAAGAGGTCGTTGAGGGCGAGCAGACTGTTGCTGAACTTATTGCCCAGCTAGAAAGCAAGTACAGTAACGGTTTTGAAAATGTAAAGGTTCTGATAAACGGCATACCAGCAGAGAAAGAGCATTCAATACAAAATGGAGATGTCGTAGCACTAATCCCTCAGAATGCAACGCCAAAGGTTTACGTCGAAACTTACGGCTGTAGCGCGAGCATGGCCGACGCAGAGATGACCCTAGGCCAGCTCCTGAACAACGGTTTCAAACTCTCCAACAACATGGCTGATTCTGATGTCAACATTATCGTTACCTGCAGCGTAAAGTCTGCAACCGCCAGTCACATGCTCTCCAGAATAAGAAAACTCTCCAATACGGGGCTTCCTCTCGTCGTAGCCGGGTGCATGCCAAAGACGGAGGCAAAGGCGATCGAAAAAATCAACCCCAACGCGAGCTTGCTAGGCCCAAGTTCGATAGACAAGAGTGTAGATGTTGTAAACTCAGCAATTCTCGGCAAAAGACTGGTTGTTTTGAATGATTCGCCTAGGCCGAAGATCAGCCTTCCGCGTTTTAGAATGAACCCCGTTATAGAAATTCTGGAGATTGCCAATGGATGCCTCAGTTCATGTACATTCTGCCAAGTCAAGATAGCAAAGGGAAGACTGAGAAGCTATCCTACGGATGCTATTGTCGAGGAGGCAAAGAATTCAATCAGTCAAGGTTGTAAAGAAATCTGGCTTACATCGACTGACAATGGATGTTACGGCAAGGACATGATGGTGAGCCTTCACGACCTTATAGACGCCATTGCGGAAATTGATGGAGAGTTCTGGATAAGAGTGGGAATGATGAACCCAGTCCACATGACAAGGATGACTAGATCATTGATGGAATCTTATTCTAGTGCAAAGGTCTTCAAGTTCCTGCACATCCCGGTGCAGTCGGGCAGCGAAACAATTCTCAGAGCCATGAAAAGAGGGCATTCAGTCGAAGATTTTGAGTTGCTAGCCAACGAATTCAGAAAAAGCTATCCAGATTCCAGCTTATCTACCGACATTATAGTAGGCTATCCAAACGAAAGCGAGTCAGACTTTGAGGAGACTTTGTCATTGATAGAAAGGGTGCAACCAGAAATCGTTAATGTTTCAAAGTTCGGCACAAGGCCAGGAACCGTAGCTGCTAAGTTAAGGCAGTTGCCAACTACAATAGTTAGCAAGAGGACTAAGGAGCTTGTCGGCCTTGTCAAAGATGTTGGGAAGAAGAGGAATGAAAGATGGCGAGGCTGGGAAGGAGCAATAATAATAGACGAAGAAGGCTCTAAAGCAGGCACATGGGTTGGCAGAAACTCAGCTTACAGACCAGTCACAATAAAAAGCTTTGACAGACTTCTGGGCAAGAAAGTAAATGCAAAGATAACTGGGTTTACAAGCAGCTATCTGATAGGTGAAATAGCAGGATCCTGA
- a CDS encoding cation-translocating P-type ATPase, whose protein sequence is MFQENWHSKTADETLEVLKSNRDRGLSEEETKSRLATYGANELVAEEKTSALQIFVKQFKNLLLAILLVATAISAALGETVDAIVIGVIVVFVVILGFVQEYRAETTLDALKKMLSPTCTVVRDGKQKEVAVKDVVPGDIIVLEAGDRIPADSRIIESANLQVNEAPLTGESVPVSKIIASLTEETSLADRTNMLFSGTTITYGRGKAVVIATGMKTEFGKIARQVTAVQVEETPLERRMSEIGRRMGMLALVIILVIAAVEVGEEYFTIGTIRLDFFFEVLLFGISLAVASVPEALPAIVTGSLAIGMYIMAKKNALIRKMPAVETLGSTQIICSDKTGTLTKGEMTVREVFASGRTFFVSGAGYEPTGDIVSNGKQITKDAELENLAVASVLCNDSKLQQEEGKWIVAGDPTEGALVVLAEKMKLNSEKIRTENPRITEVPFSSERKRMTTVHDSKSSKMAYMKGAPEVILSLCSFVLENGKEKKLSPDERKRIAAVNDEMASKALRVLAIAERKIQNVDDGPEKLEKEFTFLGLVGMIDPPRVEATQAVQMASQVGMKPIMITGDHKITAMAIAKEMGIYKEGDLALTGDELSKIDDVAFEKSVEKISTYARVSPSDKLRIVETWQKKGKVVAMTGDGVNDAPALKKSDIGIAMGITGTDVTKEAADMVLADDNFATIVKAIELGRWIYDNIKKYLAYLLQANLVEIVVMSLGALVFLRLFGYTGEDSLPLLPVHILYINLATDGLPALALGFSPPDPDLMKRPPKPKNEPVFTKEIRLFLLRAIIIEAPILLAGFISALPDGLEQARTRLFLMFVAVELVLALNCRSLRFTVFKVRPHKWLVLSVLWEIALIAILLSIPFTREAIHVILPTMTDILWVAAGALITFASVELMKHFIPIGKNSA, encoded by the coding sequence ATGTTCCAAGAGAACTGGCACAGCAAGACAGCAGATGAAACTTTAGAGGTTCTAAAGAGCAACAGGGATAGAGGTTTATCTGAAGAAGAAACAAAATCCCGTTTGGCAACTTACGGAGCAAACGAGCTGGTTGCAGAAGAAAAGACCTCTGCACTGCAAATCTTTGTCAAGCAGTTCAAGAATTTATTGTTAGCAATTTTGCTCGTCGCAACTGCAATCTCAGCAGCATTGGGCGAAACTGTTGACGCGATTGTAATTGGCGTTATCGTGGTATTTGTGGTAATTCTAGGATTTGTCCAAGAGTACAGAGCAGAAACTACGCTTGATGCTCTGAAGAAGATGCTCAGTCCTACCTGCACTGTAGTAAGAGATGGCAAGCAGAAGGAAGTCGCTGTAAAGGATGTCGTACCTGGAGACATAATAGTGCTTGAAGCGGGAGATAGAATTCCAGCTGATTCTAGAATAATAGAATCTGCAAACCTGCAGGTCAACGAGGCCCCTCTGACAGGAGAATCCGTTCCCGTAAGCAAGATCATAGCATCATTGACAGAAGAGACCTCACTGGCAGACAGGACAAACATGTTGTTTTCAGGGACTACCATCACCTATGGAAGAGGCAAGGCAGTCGTAATAGCAACTGGCATGAAGACGGAGTTTGGAAAGATTGCAAGACAAGTAACCGCTGTACAGGTCGAGGAAACTCCTCTGGAGAGGAGGATGAGCGAAATTGGCAGAAGAATGGGGATGCTCGCACTCGTAATAATACTTGTCATTGCCGCAGTCGAAGTCGGGGAGGAATACTTTACAATCGGAACGATAAGGCTAGATTTCTTCTTTGAAGTCCTGTTATTTGGAATTTCCCTTGCCGTGGCATCTGTCCCGGAGGCCCTTCCTGCGATAGTGACTGGAAGTTTGGCAATAGGCATGTACATCATGGCAAAGAAGAACGCATTGATCAGAAAGATGCCCGCAGTAGAAACTTTAGGATCTACGCAGATAATTTGCTCGGACAAGACTGGGACACTGACTAAAGGAGAAATGACGGTAAGGGAGGTCTTTGCTTCCGGAAGGACATTCTTTGTAAGCGGTGCGGGGTACGAGCCTACAGGCGATATTGTCAGCAATGGGAAACAGATCACGAAGGATGCAGAGCTGGAGAATCTAGCTGTGGCTTCGGTCCTCTGCAACGACTCTAAACTGCAGCAGGAGGAGGGGAAATGGATCGTCGCGGGAGACCCGACGGAGGGGGCGCTTGTAGTGCTTGCAGAAAAAATGAAATTGAATAGCGAAAAAATCCGAACAGAAAATCCTCGCATTACCGAGGTTCCCTTCAGCTCGGAAAGGAAGAGAATGACTACGGTTCATGACAGCAAGAGTTCCAAGATGGCTTACATGAAGGGCGCTCCAGAAGTAATTCTTTCTCTATGCAGTTTTGTTTTGGAAAACGGTAAAGAAAAGAAACTCAGCCCAGATGAAAGGAAGCGCATAGCTGCCGTTAACGACGAAATGGCAAGCAAAGCGCTAAGAGTTCTTGCCATAGCAGAAAGAAAAATACAAAACGTCGATGACGGGCCTGAAAAATTAGAGAAGGAATTTACTTTTCTGGGCTTGGTGGGGATGATAGATCCTCCAAGGGTCGAAGCTACGCAGGCTGTCCAGATGGCAAGCCAAGTTGGAATGAAACCCATCATGATAACCGGAGACCACAAGATTACTGCTATGGCGATAGCCAAGGAGATGGGTATCTACAAGGAAGGCGATCTTGCTCTTACTGGAGATGAGCTTTCAAAGATCGACGATGTAGCGTTTGAAAAATCCGTAGAAAAGATCAGCACATACGCTAGGGTTTCTCCATCTGACAAGCTGCGGATTGTCGAAACGTGGCAGAAGAAGGGCAAGGTCGTTGCCATGACTGGGGACGGAGTCAACGACGCTCCCGCATTGAAAAAATCTGATATCGGAATTGCAATGGGCATTACAGGGACTGATGTCACAAAGGAGGCTGCAGACATGGTTCTTGCAGATGACAACTTTGCCACTATAGTCAAGGCTATCGAACTTGGAAGGTGGATCTATGACAACATCAAGAAGTATCTTGCATACCTCCTTCAAGCAAATCTTGTCGAGATAGTCGTCATGAGCCTTGGTGCGTTGGTATTCCTGAGGCTCTTTGGCTATACTGGAGAAGATTCTCTGCCATTGCTACCCGTGCACATACTTTACATCAATTTGGCAACTGATGGCCTTCCTGCACTGGCTCTGGGTTTCAGCCCTCCAGACCCTGACCTGATGAAGAGGCCTCCGAAACCGAAGAACGAGCCTGTATTTACCAAAGAAATCAGGTTGTTCTTGCTGAGGGCGATAATAATAGAGGCTCCTATTCTGCTTGCAGGATTCATAAGCGCCCTTCCTGATGGCCTAGAGCAAGCAAGGACAAGATTGTTCCTCATGTTTGTCGCAGTTGAACTGGTTTTGGCACTAAATTGCAGATCTTTAAGATTTACAGTCTTCAAGGTAAGGCCGCACAAATGGCTAGTACTGTCTGTTTTATGGGAAATTGCGCTGATAGCGATACTTCTAAGCATACCGTTTACTAGGGAGGCGATTCATGTTATTCTTCCCACAATGACTGATATTTTGTGGGTCGCTGCAGGGGCATTGATAACGTTCGCAAGCGTGGAACTTATGAAGCATTTTATTCCTATTGGGAAGAATTCTGCTTAA
- a CDS encoding DUF91 domain-containing protein → MVVVELKRDKTPRDIVAQVLDYASWVKNLSHDRIREIAGERLGENSSLEEAFQKKFGTELPDILNQDHRMFIVSSKLDSSTERIVNYLSDYSRINAVTFSYFKKHDKEYLARVFLVEPGLVDVKSRSLKKRSYLTQEELKEIADTNGVGELYSKLVDGLRDFFDERHPTTSSLAFQGIQEGKRNTIFSLIPGESDANAGLKFQLWINRFCKYFNVERQKLDSLLPADKVEKPFWRSTTPDQSGYEGFF, encoded by the coding sequence ATGGTAGTTGTCGAGTTAAAAAGGGATAAGACGCCTCGGGATATAGTGGCTCAGGTCTTAGATTATGCATCTTGGGTAAAAAATCTGTCCCACGATAGAATAAGGGAGATTGCTGGCGAGCGTTTGGGAGAGAACAGCTCACTCGAAGAGGCCTTTCAGAAAAAGTTTGGAACCGAACTTCCAGACATTCTTAACCAAGATCATCGAATGTTTATTGTGTCGTCCAAGTTGGACAGTTCGACTGAAAGGATTGTCAACTATCTTTCGGATTATAGTAGGATAAATGCGGTAACATTCAGCTATTTCAAAAAACATGATAAAGAGTATCTAGCTCGTGTCTTCTTAGTCGAGCCTGGATTAGTAGATGTAAAAAGCAGGTCGTTGAAAAAGAGGTCATACCTGACACAGGAAGAACTAAAGGAGATTGCTGACACTAATGGTGTAGGAGAATTATATTCGAAACTTGTAGATGGATTACGTGATTTCTTTGACGAAAGGCACCCCACTACAAGCTCCCTTGCATTCCAAGGAATTCAGGAAGGGAAAAGGAATACGATCTTTAGCCTAATCCCTGGTGAAAGTGATGCTAATGCAGGTCTAAAATTCCAACTATGGATAAACAGGTTTTGCAAATACTTCAACGTGGAAAGGCAGAAACTTGATTCCTTGCTTCCAGCAGATAAAGTGGAAAAGCCATTTTGGAGGTCTACTACGCCTGATCAATCAGGATATGAAGGATTTTTTTAA
- a CDS encoding CBS domain-containing protein, whose protein sequence is MIKVSDAMVKKVQTIDGDKSIEEAIKIMGKSHVGSLIVTKKGKNELPTAGLNLEERLENWLDNDISIISDELFVIGR, encoded by the coding sequence ATGATCAAGGTCAGCGACGCTATGGTCAAGAAGGTTCAGACAATAGATGGCGACAAGAGTATAGAAGAGGCTATCAAGATTATGGGAAAGAGTCATGTAGGAAGTCTCATAGTTACAAAGAAGGGCAAGAATGAACTGCCAACGGCTGGTTTAAATCTGGAGGAACGCTTAGAGAATTGGCTAGACAATGATATTTCCATAATCTCCGACGAATTGTTTGTTATTGGAAGGTAA
- a CDS encoding DNA topoisomerase I: protein MEKWKTLRHNGVIFPEYTPRGLSITIRSKRITLNPEQEEMAYAWAKKLSTPYVQDPVFVNNFLKDFLQVLPPEFAAAKMEEIDFSEIVKFQEEEKARNSQPEVKKQLATARKERRLALKEKFGYAEMDNVKTEVANYLVEPASIFMGRGQHPFRGKWKAGAKPEDVTLNLDENAPVPPCPVLGRKWGQIVHDRNSTWIARWIDKLTEKEKYVWLSDVSPIRQSRDKAKYDKAKDLEKAIERVRKHISRGMEAKDLKERKIAMVCYLIDKLAMRVGDEKDEDEADTVGATTLRVEHIKTTDKAIEFDFLGKDSVRWQKTLEVDSDGRILDALKEFCTGKNSSDLIFDGLTSDAVNRFLSRCYEGLTAKVFRTFHASNIVKDYLTSQNGKISPEASNEKKLYHARQANLQAAIKCNHKRTPPKNWEQSLQKKEERLKALESQAGKTEKAEQRRKESIEKLKLNIEIAKQTKEYNLNTSLRNYIDPRIYKSWADNVGLDWRVLYTKTLQRKFEWVSQSRLKWTSE, encoded by the coding sequence TTGGAAAAATGGAAGACGCTTAGGCACAATGGGGTTATCTTTCCAGAGTATACGCCTAGAGGACTCTCTATAACGATCAGAAGCAAAAGAATTACATTGAACCCTGAGCAGGAGGAGATGGCCTATGCGTGGGCGAAGAAGCTCAGCACGCCTTATGTCCAAGACCCTGTATTTGTGAACAATTTCCTGAAGGACTTTCTGCAAGTCCTCCCTCCAGAATTTGCCGCTGCTAAAATGGAGGAGATAGACTTCTCTGAAATAGTAAAGTTTCAGGAAGAGGAGAAGGCTAGAAATTCTCAGCCAGAAGTAAAGAAGCAGCTAGCAACAGCAAGAAAAGAAAGAAGGCTTGCCCTGAAAGAAAAGTTCGGGTATGCTGAGATGGATAATGTGAAGACGGAAGTTGCGAACTATTTGGTAGAGCCTGCAAGCATATTCATGGGAAGAGGCCAGCACCCTTTCAGGGGCAAGTGGAAGGCGGGAGCGAAGCCAGAGGATGTCACACTTAATCTTGATGAGAATGCACCGGTACCTCCCTGTCCCGTATTAGGGAGGAAATGGGGACAGATTGTACACGACAGAAACTCCACATGGATAGCAAGGTGGATCGACAAGCTGACAGAGAAGGAGAAGTATGTCTGGCTATCGGACGTTTCTCCAATCAGGCAGAGCCGCGACAAGGCAAAGTACGACAAGGCCAAGGATCTTGAAAAGGCGATAGAGAGGGTAAGGAAGCATATCTCCAGAGGGATGGAAGCGAAAGATCTGAAGGAGCGCAAGATAGCCATGGTCTGCTACCTTATTGATAAACTGGCGATGAGGGTCGGGGACGAAAAGGATGAAGATGAAGCAGATACTGTTGGTGCTACGACTTTAAGGGTTGAGCATATAAAGACCACTGACAAAGCTATAGAGTTCGACTTTTTAGGCAAGGACAGTGTAAGATGGCAGAAGACCCTTGAAGTAGATTCTGATGGGAGAATTCTTGATGCTCTAAAAGAGTTCTGTACAGGAAAAAATTCTTCCGACTTGATATTTGATGGCTTAACTTCTGATGCTGTAAATCGCTTCCTCAGCAGGTGCTACGAAGGGCTTACTGCTAAAGTCTTCAGAACATTTCACGCCTCGAATATAGTGAAGGATTATCTGACATCGCAAAACGGAAAGATATCTCCAGAGGCATCCAATGAGAAGAAACTCTACCACGCAAGACAGGCAAACCTGCAGGCAGCGATAAAGTGTAACCATAAACGGACGCCTCCAAAGAACTGGGAGCAGAGCCTGCAGAAGAAAGAAGAGCGACTGAAAGCACTTGAATCGCAAGCAGGGAAGACCGAAAAAGCCGAACAGAGGAGGAAAGAGAGCATAGAAAAGCTGAAGCTCAATATTGAGATAGCGAAGCAGACCAAGGAATACAATCTTAATACCTCATTGAGAAACTACATCGATCCGAGGATATACAAATCTTGGGCCGATAACGTTGGGCTTGACTGGAGGGTTCTTTACACCAAAACTTTACAGAGAAAATTCGAATGGGTCAGCCAGTCAAGGCTGAAATGGACGTCCGAATAG
- a CDS encoding proline dehydrogenase: MPMPSEDKPSRSERNIKRLAKRWIAGDTLEQAVTRAKELNKVGIRGVINFLEEHGESVSKIKGTVREYMLLLDRIAEGKVQASVSVKPTQLGMTIDRKLCMDSFAKLLDRAKMNTFVWVDMERSEYVQATLDLYKALRSKYDNVGVTVQAYLKRSAKDLDDLLAINGKVRLCKGAYKEISSMIVGQHEQVSRNYARLTQSLFERGNNFAIATHDNILIEKAKVLSRRYKKDFEFQFLMGVGEKLKIKLVQEGFAVANYIPYGRRWLEYVLRRLR; the protein is encoded by the coding sequence ATGCCAATGCCAAGCGAAGACAAGCCCTCTAGATCTGAAAGAAACATCAAACGCCTTGCAAAACGGTGGATAGCCGGTGACACGCTGGAACAGGCAGTTACAAGAGCAAAAGAATTGAATAAGGTTGGAATTCGAGGCGTTATTAACTTCCTTGAGGAGCATGGAGAGAGTGTTTCGAAGATCAAGGGAACTGTCAGAGAATACATGTTGCTTCTTGACCGCATAGCAGAAGGTAAAGTGCAAGCATCCGTATCAGTAAAACCTACTCAGCTTGGAATGACTATTGACAGGAAACTTTGCATGGATAGTTTTGCTAAACTTCTTGATAGGGCTAAAATGAATACATTTGTCTGGGTTGACATGGAAAGATCTGAATACGTTCAAGCAACTTTAGATCTGTACAAAGCTTTAAGGAGCAAGTACGATAATGTTGGAGTTACCGTGCAAGCCTATCTCAAAAGGAGCGCCAAAGACCTTGACGATTTACTGGCAATCAATGGAAAGGTCAGACTCTGTAAGGGAGCGTACAAAGAAATCAGCTCCATGATAGTTGGACAGCACGAGCAGGTCAGCAGGAACTATGCCAGACTGACGCAGAGTCTTTTTGAAAGAGGGAACAACTTTGCAATTGCGACGCATGATAACATCCTGATCGAAAAAGCGAAGGTTCTTTCCAGACGGTACAAGAAGGATTTCGAGTTTCAGTTCTTGATGGGGGTAGGTGAAAAGTTAAAGATCAAACTTGTGCAAGAAGGTTTTGCAGTTGCCAATTACATTCCATACGGAAGAAGATGGCTTGAATACGTGCTTAGAAGACTTCGATAA
- the larC gene encoding nickel pincer cofactor biosynthesis protein LarC translates to MVRSRILVIDPSVAGISGDMLVAAAIDLGANQKDTVNAMLSAKKHLKNCTKLEIKVRDVVKHGFKAKHVAVLAKETVHGRKAEEMLDAIKDTLSSIDISKGARDFALKSLKTLVEAEGRLHNERASKVHLHEAGSIDTIVDIVGAACALGDLDVFPDTRIFATPIAVGGGTFSFSHGRVPNPGPAILEIAKEQKLAIVGGPVETEIATPTGVAMLANLVDQSIKFYPAMKPVGVGLGAGTKDLEVPNLLRLTLGEQYSQLPLEEIAILETNLDDINGEHLAYASETLIEAGATDVSIIPTIAKKGRPGFLVRVISDLAKTEEIAEKLMMETGTLGVRITTSTRHIANREIVPISIELNGRKVSVSVKVSRNAKGEIIAVKPEYEEMRDVAKKLKIPLRRLAEEAVSAARSNAKV, encoded by the coding sequence ATGGTACGGTCAAGGATTCTCGTTATTGACCCGTCTGTTGCAGGAATATCTGGCGATATGCTCGTAGCTGCAGCAATAGACCTTGGCGCGAACCAAAAAGATACTGTGAACGCGATGCTGTCAGCAAAGAAGCACCTGAAGAACTGCACCAAGTTAGAGATCAAGGTCAGAGATGTCGTTAAGCATGGCTTTAAGGCAAAGCACGTTGCTGTTTTGGCTAAGGAAACTGTTCACGGAAGAAAAGCAGAGGAAATGCTTGATGCCATTAAAGATACACTGTCATCAATAGACATCTCAAAGGGTGCAAGGGATTTCGCTCTAAAATCACTCAAAACCCTTGTCGAAGCTGAGGGGAGATTGCACAATGAAAGGGCAAGCAAAGTGCATTTACATGAAGCTGGCTCTATTGATACTATTGTCGATATTGTTGGTGCAGCTTGTGCGTTAGGTGATCTAGATGTATTTCCTGATACAAGAATATTTGCAACACCTATCGCTGTAGGCGGAGGAACATTTTCATTTTCGCATGGCAGAGTTCCCAATCCCGGGCCCGCAATATTAGAGATAGCAAAAGAGCAAAAACTTGCTATAGTTGGAGGGCCTGTAGAGACAGAAATTGCAACGCCGACAGGCGTAGCAATGCTCGCAAATCTCGTAGACCAAAGCATAAAGTTCTATCCAGCCATGAAGCCAGTAGGCGTTGGTTTGGGAGCTGGGACAAAAGACCTTGAAGTTCCAAATCTTCTAAGATTGACTCTTGGAGAACAATATTCTCAACTACCGTTGGAGGAGATTGCTATACTCGAAACTAACCTTGATGATATAAATGGCGAGCATCTTGCCTACGCTTCTGAAACGCTGATCGAGGCGGGGGCAACGGACGTTTCCATCATACCGACCATCGCTAAGAAAGGAAGGCCGGGTTTCCTTGTCAGAGTAATTTCAGACCTTGCGAAAACCGAAGAGATAGCTGAGAAACTAATGATGGAAACTGGTACTCTTGGAGTTAGAATTACAACTTCTACAAGGCACATAGCTAACAGGGAAATTGTCCCAATTTCAATAGAGCTAAATGGCAGGAAAGTTTCTGTTTCGGTAAAGGTTTCGAGAAATGCAAAAGGTGAGATTATAGCGGTAAAGCCTGAATACGAAGAAATGCGCGATGTTGCAAAAAAGTTGAAAATTCCGTTAAGAAGGCTTGCAGAGGAAGCAGTTTCAGCCGCAAGGTCAAATGCGAAGGTTTAG